The following are encoded together in the Zingiber officinale cultivar Zhangliang chromosome 8A, Zo_v1.1, whole genome shotgun sequence genome:
- the LOC122007931 gene encoding germin-like protein subfamily 2 member 2: MSSITSSLLLLLLLAAASLTLVIAADPDMLQDLCVADLNSAVRVNGFPCKPATNVSASDFFFSGLARPGATNTTMGSVVTRANVEQIPGLNTLGISMTRVDYAPGGLNPPHVHPRASEIVFVLAGEIEVGFVTTANRLVGRTIGAGEVFVFPRGLVHWQRNVGSTPAAAVAAFNSQLPGSLGVAAALFASEPAVADEVLERAFQIGAREVRRIRRRLAPH, encoded by the exons ATGTCGTCCAtcacctcctccctcctcctcctcctcctcctcgccgcCGCCTCCCTAACCCTCGTCATCGCTGCCGACCCCGACATGCTCCAAGACCTCTGCGTCGCCGATCTCAACTCTG CTGTGAGGGTGAACGGGTTCCCGTGCAAACCGGCGACGAACGTGAGTGCGTCCGACTTCTTCTTCTCGGGCCTGGCTCGTCCCGGCGCCACCAACACCACGATGGGCTCGGTGGTGACGCGAGCCAACGTGGAGCAGATCCCGGGCCTCAACACCCTCGGCATCTCGATGACGCGCGTCGACTACGCGCCCGGCGGGCTCAACCCGCCTCACGTCCACCCGCGCGCCTCCGAGATCGTCTTCGTGCTCGCGGGGGAGATCGAGGTGGGGTTCGTGACGACGGCGAACAGGCTGGTGGGGAGGACGATCGGTGCGGGCGAGGTGTTCGTCTTCCCGCGGGGGCTCGTCCACTGGCAGCGCAACGTGGGGTCGACGCCGGCGGCGGCGGTCGCCGCCTTCAATAGCCAGCTGCCGGGGTCGCTGGGGGTGGCGGCGGCGCTGTTCGCGTCGGAGCCGGCGGTGGCGGACGAGGTGCTGGAGAGGGCGTTCCAGATCGGGGCAAGGGAGGTGAGGCGGATCAGGAGGCGCCTCGCGCCCCACTAG